Below is a genomic region from Pseudomonas svalbardensis.
ACCACGCGATCCACGACAACGCCATGTTGTCGAAATTCGCAGGCGGCCTGGGCAACGACTGGACGCCGGTTCGCGCGCTCGGTTCGTACATCAAGGGCACCAACGGCAAATCCCAGGGCGTTGTTCCGTTCCTGAAAGTGGTGAACGACACTGCCGTTGCCGTTAACCAGGGTGGCAAGCGCAAAGGCGCTGTCTGTGCCTACCTGGAAACCTGGCACATGGACATTGAAGAGTTCATCGAGCTGCGCAAGAACACCGGTGATGATCGTCGTCGTACCCACGACATGAACACCGCCAACTGGATCCCTGACCTGTTCATGAAGCGCGTCTTCGATGACGGCCCGTGGACGCTGTTCTCGCCGTCCGAAGTTCCAGATCTGCACGACCTGACCGGCAAGGCCTTCGAAGAGCGTTACGAGTACTACGAAGCCCTGTCCCAGTACCCAGGCAAGATCAAGCTGTTCAAGACCATCCAGGCCAAAGACCTGTGGCGCAAAATGCTGTCCATGCTGTTTGAAACCGGCCACCCATGGCTGACCTTCAAAGACCCGTGCAACCTGCGCAGCCCGCAGCAGCACGTCGGCGTGGTTCACAGCTCGAACCTGTGCACCGAGATCACCTTGAACACCAACAAGGACGAGATCGCCGTTTGCAACTTGGGCTCGATCAACCTGCCGAACCACATCACCAACGGCAAGCTCGATACCGCCAAGCTGGAGCGCACCGTGAACACCGCCGTTCGCATGCTCGATAACGTTATCGACATCAACTACTACTCGGTGCCACAAGCGAAGAACTCCAACTTCAAGCACCGTCCGGTCGGTCTGGGCATCATGGGCTTCCAGGATGCTTTGTACCTGCAGCACATTCCTTACGGTTCCGATGCTGCCGTCGAGTTCGCCGACAAGTCGATGGAAGCGGTCAGCTACTACGCGATCCAGGCCTCCTGCGACCTGGCCGATGAGCGCGGTGCCTACGAGACGTTCCAGGGTTCGTTGTGGTCCAAAGGCATCCTGCCGCTGGATTCGCAACAGATCCTGATCGAGCAACGCGGCCAGAAGTACATCGACGTTGACCTGAACGAATCCCTGGACTGGGCACCGGTTCGTGCCCGTGTACAAAAAGGCATTCGTAACTCCAACATCATGGCCATCGCACCGACCGCGACCATCGCCAACATCACTGGCGTCTCGCAGTCGATCGAACCGACCTACCAGAACCTCTACGTGAAATCGAACCTGTCGGGCGAATTCACCGTGATCAACCCGTACCTGGTTCGCGACCTGAAGGCTCGCGGCCTGTGGGACTCGGTCATGATCAACGACCTGAAGTACTACGACGGTTCGGTGCAACAGATCGAGCGCATCCCGCAAGAACTCAAAGAGCTCTACGCGACCGCCTTCGAAGTGGACACCAAGTGGATCGTTGACGCGGCAAGCCGTCGTCAGAAGTGGATCGACCAGGCTCAATCGCTGAACCTGTACATCGCTGGCGCATCGGGCAAGAAGCTGGACGTGACCTACCGCATGGCCTGGTACCGTGGTCTGAAAACCACTTACTACCTCCGTGCCCTGGCCGCGACCAGCACCGAGAAGTCGACCATCAACACCGGCAAGCTGAACGCTGTTTCCAGCGGCGGCAACCACGGTGAAGATTCGGTCCTGGCAGCTCCAGCAGGTCCTGCTCCAGTGCCGAAGGCTTGCGCCATCGACGAGCCGGATTGCGAAGCTTGCCAATAAGCTGAGCCGGTAGGCGCCGCAAGGCGCTTACTCAAAACCCCCGACAGGCCTCTGGTTTGTCGGGGGTTTTCTTTTGCCTGCCTTTAAGGTCAAAAGATCGCTGCCTCGTTTCACTCGACAGCTCCTACATAAAACCGCGTTCACCTGTAGGAGCTGTCGAGTGAAACGAGGCAGCGATCTTTTGATCTTTATCCCGCCCACAAAAAAGCCCCTCGATTGAGGGCAATGCTGTTCACTTAAGGATTGTTGACTAATCCTCAGGCAGCCGGAAAATCCGGAATCTGATAAGGATTCCGGATTTTTTATGTCTGTTGCTCAGGATTTAAGCGCGGTTTTGGATTTTGCTAAGCAACCGCTCTCTCGCCTTGAGGTGTTCACCGATCATATTCCTCATGATTGGATCACCGCAGCGGCCGCTCTGGCGGATAAAGCCACGATCCGACGTCGGCGCTTGCCTTCGGACATAGTCCTTTGGCTGGTAGTCGGGATGGCACTTTTCAGAGGTGAGCCAATAGTCGAGGTCGCTCGCCGACTGAATATTTGTGCCGACGGTCTTGCTAATGAGGTGCTGTTAGCCAAAAGCGGGTTGTCGCAGGCGCGCCAGCGTCTGGGGAATCAGCCTGTCGCTTGGTTATTTCAACAGTGCGCCAATGTCTGGGGATACGAGCGCTACCCGCAAGATGACTGGCACGGTCTTCAAGTCTTTGCCGTCGACGGTGCCTTGTTTCGAACCCCGGAAACGTCGTCATTGCGGGACCATTTTGGCTCCGGCAATACCTCCTCCGATCGTCAAACCCCTTATCCGGTGCTGCGCCTTGTTGCGTTGATGAACGCCCGTTCTCATATCATCGCCAACGCGGCCATCAGCCCTTACCGCAAAGGGGAGATCCCGCTGGCCAAGGACTTCATCGAGAGCATACCCAACCACTCAGTGACCCTGCTGGACAAAGGGTTTTTCAGTGCGGACCTATTGTTGAGTATCCAAAGTACTGAAAAAAACCGGCATTGGATGATCCCGGAGCGTAAGGGTACTGTTCGCACGGAAATTGAACACTACGGCGATGGTGATTACCTAGTCCAGATGAAGGTCTCGCAGCAAGCGCGTAAAAAGAACCCACTGTTGCCTGAGTACTGGCAAGTACGGGCGGTCACCTACGAGGTCGCCGGGAAAGAAAAAACCGTCTTCACCTCCCTGCCAGCCTCGCACTTTAGCGCTGAGCAGGTCGCCACCCTTTATCACGAGCGATGGGAAATCGAACTGGGTTTCAGGGATATCAAAAGCTCAATGCAAGACAATGCCTTGACCCTTCGCAGCAAGACTGTAGACCTGGTGTATCAAGAATTATGGGGGCTGTTACTGGCTTATAACGTAGTGCGTCGAGAAGCCAGTCAGGCGGCTGTAGCTCATAAGCGGGCTCCCAGCGAGGTGAGTTTCAAGTTTGCCTGTCAGCACATCGCCAGCCATCTGGTGGTCATGGCCGGAGCGGTCTCGCCCTCACACACGCCAAGACGCCTGGACGAGCTTCGCGGCAGCATTGGTGTGCTCTTCATAGCAAAACGCCCCAGGCCTGCGAGGCCTAGGGCGGTGAAGATGTCAAAAACCCGGTATCCGGTTAACCGCAAGGCTGCTCCGCTTAAGTGAACAGCATTGCTCGATTGAGGGGCTCTTTGTGCAGCGCTTTCAGCTAACCCGCATCAGGTCATCTGAATGATGGTCTGCATGATGGTGCTTTGGGTGGAAATGGTCTTGGCGTTCGCCTGGTAGTTGCTCTGCGCCTTGATCAGGTCGACCAGTTCATTGGTCAGGTTGACGTTGGACTCTTCCAGAGAGTTGGAGTGGATCTCGCCCAAGGTACCGGTGTTCGGCGCATCGTAGCCCGGGATACCCGACGAATAGGTTTCTTTCCAACTGGTGCCGCCTACCGGTTGCAAACCTTGTTCGTTGGTGAAGCTGGCGAGCGAGATCTGGCCGATGGCCTTGGTCTGGCTGTTGCTGAAGTTGGCCAGCATGATACCGCTGGTGTCGATGGTCAGGTTGGTGATCTGGCCGGTGGCGTAGCCGTTCTGCGAAGGAATCGAACGCGCGGTGTCAGCGTTGTACTGCGTGGTTTTGTCCATGGAGACCGTAACGACGCCGGAGGCAGCGCCGTTGGCTGTCCACACGCCATTGGTCACGGTACCCGGAATCCAGCCCGTAACCTTCAGGTCAGGACTGACAATCGGCGTAGGGGTGGCAGGAGTGGTGACGGAAACCAGTTTGCCTGACGAATCGAACGCCATGGTCGAAGCGACCGGAAGGGAAGCGGCAAGAGTAGGATCGCTGCCATCCGGGTTGCGACCCTCGATCAGGGTGTAGGTCTTCCAGGTGTTGTCACCCGTCTTGACCATGTATTGGTCCATGACGTGCTTGTTACCCTGGGTATCGTAAATGGGGGTACTGAACTGCTTGGTGAAGGACGCTTCCTTGGACGGGTCAAACGGATTGGTAGTCTGGTTGATGATGGGAGCTGTGGAGTTCAGGTTGATCGTCGACGAAACCGTGGAGGTGTTTTTTGGCGCCAGGTTCGAAGTATCGACGCGCAGGTCAGTCAACACGCCATTGAGGATCTTGCCATTGGCATCCACGCCATAACCCTGCAGACGCGCAGAGCCATCGCTATTGGTGACGTAACCGTCCTTGTCGACCTTGAACGTACCGG
It encodes:
- a CDS encoding IS4 family transposase; protein product: MSVAQDLSAVLDFAKQPLSRLEVFTDHIPHDWITAAAALADKATIRRRRLPSDIVLWLVVGMALFRGEPIVEVARRLNICADGLANEVLLAKSGLSQARQRLGNQPVAWLFQQCANVWGYERYPQDDWHGLQVFAVDGALFRTPETSSLRDHFGSGNTSSDRQTPYPVLRLVALMNARSHIIANAAISPYRKGEIPLAKDFIESIPNHSVTLLDKGFFSADLLLSIQSTEKNRHWMIPERKGTVRTEIEHYGDGDYLVQMKVSQQARKKNPLLPEYWQVRAVTYEVAGKEKTVFTSLPASHFSAEQVATLYHERWEIELGFRDIKSSMQDNALTLRSKTVDLVYQELWGLLLAYNVVRREASQAAVAHKRAPSEVSFKFACQHIASHLVVMAGAVSPSHTPRRLDELRGSIGVLFIAKRPRPARPRAVKMSKTRYPVNRKAAPLK
- a CDS encoding ribonucleoside-diphosphate reductase subunit alpha, which codes for MQTDTTRENPQGALPQAADSTSDLSATAPGQLRVIKRNGTVVPYTDDKITVAITKAFLAVEGGTAAASSRIHDTVARLTEQVTATFKRRMPSGGTIHIEEIQDQVELALMRAGEQKVARDYVIYRDGRSKERAAHAPAEEAVNAHPSIRITRADGTFAPLDMGRLNTIVTEACEGLAEVDGDLIQRETLKNLYDGVALTDVNTALVMTARTLVEREPNYSFVTARLLMDTLRAEGLSFLEVAESATHHEMVDLYAKALPSYIAKGIQFELLNPILATFDLEKLGKAINHERDQQFTYLGLQTLYDRYFIHKDGIRFELPQIFFMRVAMGLAIEEKHKEDRAIEFYNLLSSFDYMSSTPTLFNAGTLRPQLSSCYLTTVPDDLSGIYHAIHDNAMLSKFAGGLGNDWTPVRALGSYIKGTNGKSQGVVPFLKVVNDTAVAVNQGGKRKGAVCAYLETWHMDIEEFIELRKNTGDDRRRTHDMNTANWIPDLFMKRVFDDGPWTLFSPSEVPDLHDLTGKAFEERYEYYEALSQYPGKIKLFKTIQAKDLWRKMLSMLFETGHPWLTFKDPCNLRSPQQHVGVVHSSNLCTEITLNTNKDEIAVCNLGSINLPNHITNGKLDTAKLERTVNTAVRMLDNVIDINYYSVPQAKNSNFKHRPVGLGIMGFQDALYLQHIPYGSDAAVEFADKSMEAVSYYAIQASCDLADERGAYETFQGSLWSKGILPLDSQQILIEQRGQKYIDVDLNESLDWAPVRARVQKGIRNSNIMAIAPTATIANITGVSQSIEPTYQNLYVKSNLSGEFTVINPYLVRDLKARGLWDSVMINDLKYYDGSVQQIERIPQELKELYATAFEVDTKWIVDAASRRQKWIDQAQSLNLYIAGASGKKLDVTYRMAWYRGLKTTYYLRALAATSTEKSTINTGKLNAVSSGGNHGEDSVLAAPAGPAPVPKACAIDEPDCEACQ
- the flgE gene encoding flagellar hook protein FlgE; amino-acid sequence: MSFNIGLSGLYAANKQLDVTGNNIANVATTGFKSSRAEFEDVYSATKLGSGSKTIGNGVRLANVSQQFTQGDVNNTGNVLDMGINGSGFFVLSENGSMSYTRAGTFKVDKDGYVTNSDGSARLQGYGVDANGKILNGVLTDLRVDTSNLAPKNTSTVSSTINLNSTAPIINQTTNPFDPSKEASFTKQFSTPIYDTQGNKHVMDQYMVKTGDNTWKTYTLIEGRNPDGSDPTLAASLPVASTMAFDSSGKLVSVTTPATPTPIVSPDLKVTGWIPGTVTNGVWTANGAASGVVTVSMDKTTQYNADTARSIPSQNGYATGQITNLTIDTSGIMLANFSNSQTKAIGQISLASFTNEQGLQPVGGTSWKETYSSGIPGYDAPNTGTLGEIHSNSLEESNVNLTNELVDLIKAQSNYQANAKTISTQSTIMQTIIQMT